The Arcobacter porcinus sequence ATTATGAAATATTATTTAATGAAAAAATATATGCTCCAAACAATGAAGAGTGTGAAATAGCAGTTGTAACTGAACTTGAAGATGTTCTAATACATGAAGAACTTGTAAAAGCTTTTGATATAGAGCTTGATTTAGTATATTTAAAATCTAAAGATGTTTTTGAAACAACAATAAAACCAAAAATAAATAAATTCAGAGCAGGGGAAAAACTTACATATTTAAAAGGAAAAAATGTTCTAATAGTTGATGAAGATATAAATGTTGGATTAGTTATGATGGCCTGTATAAAAACTATTATTAATCAAGGGGTTAAATCAATAAGTGTTGCAACTCCTTTATTATCAACAGCTAGTATTCAAGCAATTGATGCAATTACAGATGATTTATATTATATTAAAAAACTAGATCACTATATAGAAGCAGATTTTTATTATGATAGTTTAGAAAAATTAAGTTTTGAAAATATTGAAAGAATTAAAAAAGAAGGATAATTATGGCAATAATATGCGAAATAGATTTAAATAATCAAAAAGAGATTTTTGAGTTTAATAAGGTTGCTAAACAAGCAAATGGTGCAGTATTAGCAAAAGTTGGAGATTGTGTAGTTTTAGCAACTGTTGCTTGTGAATTTGATAATCCAGTAAGTGAAGATTTCACTCCTTTAACTGTACAATATATTGAAAAAACTTATGCTTCTGCAAAACTACCTGGTGGTTTTATAAAAAGAGAAGGAAAACCTAGTGATTTTGAAACTTTAACTTCAAGAGTTATTGATAGAAGCTTAAGACCTCTATTCCCAAAAGGATTTGTATATCCAACGACAATAACTGTAATGGTTTTAAGTGCTGATAAGGATGTTGATTTACAAACTATTGCTTTAAATACTGCAAATGCTGCACTATATACTTCAAATTTACCAATTAAAAAGTCAGTTTGTGGAGTAAGAGTAGGAAAAATAGATGAAAATCTAGTTTTAAATCCAAGTCAAGAAGATTTAAATAATTCAACACTAGATTTATATATTGCTGGTTCTAAAGATGAGCTTTTAATGATTGAGATGAAAAGCTCATCTTCATTAAAAGATAAAGAGCATTGTGCAAATGAGATGGATGAAGAAGATTTAGTAAAAGCAATCTCTTTTGCTCAAGAAGCTCTAAAAAAAGCAAATATTGCATATGAAGAGAACTTTGAGAAAGCATCTAAAGAGAAAGCAAATGTTGAGATTGTTGAATTTACAATAGATGAAAAAATAATATCTTATGTAAGAGATAATTTTTCAAATAATGTAAAAGATGCAATTAAAAAATTAGCAAAAAGTGAAAGAGCAACAGAACTAAAAGAGTTAGCTAAAAAAATCAGTCAAAATGAGTATTGTATTTCAAATGAAATTGAAAACTCTACAATATATGAAGCTGTAAATATTGTAAAAAGAGAACTTGTAAGAGCTATGATTGTTGATGATAAAGTAAGAGCAGACGGAAGAGGTTTAAAAGATGTTAGACCAATTAGTATAGAAACAAATATTTTACCAAAAGCTCATTCATCTTGCTTATTTACAAGAGGTGAAACTCAAGCTTTAGTTGTAGGAACAATCGCTGGTGCTAAAGATGGTCAGATGTATGAAGTTTTAACAGATAAAGCAACTTCAATGGAAAACTTTATGGTACATTATAACTTTCCAGGATTTAGTGTTGGTGAAGCAAAACCAATTTTTGGTGTAGGAAGAAGAGAGTTAGGTCATGGAAATTTAGCAAAAAAAGCTTTAGAAGCAACAATCAGTAAAAACTATAATGAAACAGTAAGATTAGTTTCTGAAATACTTGAGTCAAATGGTTCTTCATCTATGGCAACAGTTTGTGGTGGTTCATTGGCTTTAAAAGCTGCAAAAATTCCAATATCGAATCT is a genomic window containing:
- a CDS encoding phosphoribosyltransferase family protein, whose amino-acid sequence is MTVSLDNIYFKNREVAAFKLLDVLPLESMKLEKWIVVACSYGGYEIAKIIANALNSDYEILFNEKIYAPNNEECEIAVVTELEDVLIHEELVKAFDIELDLVYLKSKDVFETTIKPKINKFRAGEKLTYLKGKNVLIVDEDINVGLVMMACIKTIINQGVKSISVATPLLSTASIQAIDAITDDLYYIKKLDHYIEADFYYDSLEKLSFENIERIKKEG
- a CDS encoding polyribonucleotide nucleotidyltransferase produces the protein MAIICEIDLNNQKEIFEFNKVAKQANGAVLAKVGDCVVLATVACEFDNPVSEDFTPLTVQYIEKTYASAKLPGGFIKREGKPSDFETLTSRVIDRSLRPLFPKGFVYPTTITVMVLSADKDVDLQTIALNTANAALYTSNLPIKKSVCGVRVGKIDENLVLNPSQEDLNNSTLDLYIAGSKDELLMIEMKSSSSLKDKEHCANEMDEEDLVKAISFAQEALKKANIAYEENFEKASKEKANVEIVEFTIDEKIISYVRDNFSNNVKDAIKKLAKSERATELKELAKKISQNEYCISNEIENSTIYEAVNIVKRELVRAMIVDDKVRADGRGLKDVRPISIETNILPKAHSSCLFTRGETQALVVGTIAGAKDGQMYEVLTDKATSMENFMVHYNFPGFSVGEAKPIFGVGRRELGHGNLAKKALEATISKNYNETVRLVSEILESNGSSSMATVCGGSLALKAAKIPISNLVAGVAMGMVVENDKYSILTDIMGLEDHDGDMDFKVAGTKNGITALQMDIKLGGIELSILTEALNQAKEGRLHILNIMEEASKDIVSSKALPKCEEFEIDSSKMMVVIGKGGSTIKEIIEKYSVNIDLDRDNGIVKLSGEDENKISDACVFIKDLVNNSNSSKPQVKNIDFEKLYSVDEKVNGKVERLVDFGAFILLEKGGEGLLHISKISKDRIEKASDVLSVGQELEVKVLKVQKDRIELGLN